A window from Shewanella livingstonensis encodes these proteins:
- a CDS encoding DUF481 domain-containing protein has product MKKIITTCCFFLLSTPAWALVPPDYQEPPSNFNAEVEAGLQLNSGNNETKNFNGRTYLTYDSPSTKQEATLKAYYAADGTESTAERYELYLQSNYKLDRGYVFGRGEFTWNQFGSYTKISIISTGYGFDLIKNNRTKLSLEAGPGYRYDQPQSSIAEPNPDENRDIIIRSAAKYTVKLQEYTSFNADVTAETGLDNNTLTLDMSYKNTFIQDWAFKIGMNIKYTEVVPDESQNTDTVTTFNLLYTFQ; this is encoded by the coding sequence ATGAAAAAAATAATAACCACATGCTGCTTCTTTCTGTTATCTACGCCAGCATGGGCGTTGGTCCCACCAGATTACCAAGAGCCACCAAGCAATTTCAATGCTGAGGTTGAAGCAGGGCTTCAGTTAAACAGTGGTAACAATGAAACTAAAAACTTCAACGGTCGTACTTATTTAACTTACGACTCTCCGAGCACCAAACAAGAAGCCACATTAAAAGCATATTATGCCGCTGATGGCACTGAATCTACCGCCGAGCGTTATGAATTATACTTACAGTCTAACTACAAGTTAGATCGGGGGTATGTATTTGGCCGTGGCGAATTCACTTGGAACCAGTTTGGTTCTTATACTAAAATATCCATTATTTCAACTGGTTATGGTTTTGATTTAATTAAAAACAATCGAACTAAATTGAGTCTTGAAGCTGGCCCGGGTTATCGTTACGACCAACCACAATCCAGTATTGCAGAGCCAAATCCGGATGAAAACCGTGACATCATTATTCGTTCTGCGGCTAAATATACCGTAAAATTACAAGAGTACACTAGCTTCAACGCAGATGTGACAGCCGAAACTGGCTTAGATAACAATACGTTGACCCTTGATATGAGTTATAAAAATACCTTTATTCAAGATTGGGCATTTAAAATCGGTATGAACATCAAGTACACTGAAGTGGTACCTGATGAAAGTCAAAATACTGATACCGTCACCACATTTAACTTGTTGTATACGTTTCAATAA
- a CDS encoding MFS transporter, whose amino-acid sequence MDSPLRSFASLYSTTFLMVLAAGLLTTYLGLSLTTMQVPQIWIGGMMSAYYIGLVCGSKVGHKLIAQVGHIRAFVACAGIVTASALGHALIDNLTIWLILRFAVGMGMMCQYMVLESWLNEQAENNQRGTVFASYMIVSYLALMAGQGAISLYPDLGIEPLLLIAICFALCIVPISITRRIHPEPLTPAPLQMGLYWKRAPQALTTIALGSMIVGCFYGLAPSYATAKGIDPEHVALYMSCTIFAGLLAQWPMGKLSDIISRSLLIRINCVLLGVIVLIITIIPFQTVSSLILTSLFGILAFTLYPLATALANSRVEQHERVGLSATILVTFGIGASIGPLVASGLMQALGDQMLYGFMAICSFTLLIRLLWINVRQKAEQTSTGDYIMAGGDLVSSPLAASFDPRVDIEMVNEQMINPAEDAFDVIPESTVDEFDDVGEQADYNTAYASVSDEMLEQDELDDEDVDNEIGRR is encoded by the coding sequence ATGGACAGCCCGCTACGCAGTTTTGCATCCCTATATAGCACCACTTTTTTAATGGTGCTTGCTGCTGGCCTACTAACTACTTACTTAGGCTTAAGCCTAACGACCATGCAAGTACCACAAATATGGATTGGTGGCATGATGTCTGCTTACTATATTGGCCTTGTTTGCGGTTCCAAAGTTGGCCATAAACTCATTGCTCAGGTGGGTCATATCCGTGCTTTTGTTGCTTGTGCTGGAATAGTGACAGCGTCAGCGCTTGGCCATGCTTTAATTGACAACTTAACTATATGGCTAATATTGCGCTTTGCTGTCGGCATGGGAATGATGTGTCAGTATATGGTGTTAGAAAGCTGGCTCAATGAACAGGCTGAAAACAATCAACGGGGTACTGTGTTTGCGAGCTATATGATTGTATCTTACCTAGCGTTAATGGCGGGTCAAGGAGCCATTAGCTTATATCCAGATCTAGGAATAGAGCCGCTACTGTTAATTGCCATCTGTTTCGCATTATGTATTGTACCTATCTCAATCACCCGCAGAATTCACCCTGAACCATTAACACCAGCACCGTTACAGATGGGGCTATATTGGAAACGGGCGCCTCAAGCGCTGACAACAATAGCCTTGGGAAGTATGATTGTTGGCTGTTTCTATGGTTTGGCTCCATCTTACGCCACAGCTAAAGGTATTGATCCTGAACACGTAGCGTTATACATGTCGTGTACTATTTTTGCAGGATTACTAGCCCAGTGGCCGATGGGTAAATTATCTGACATTATCTCTCGCAGCTTATTAATTCGAATTAACTGCGTTTTATTGGGCGTTATAGTGTTAATTATTACGATTATCCCATTCCAAACTGTGTCTTCATTAATATTAACCAGCTTATTTGGTATTTTAGCGTTTACCTTATACCCATTAGCCACTGCATTAGCTAACTCACGGGTAGAGCAACATGAACGAGTTGGACTATCGGCCACCATATTAGTCACCTTCGGTATTGGGGCGAGTATTGGCCCCTTAGTTGCTTCAGGTTTAATGCAGGCATTGGGCGATCAAATGCTATATGGATTTATGGCTATTTGTTCGTTTACCTTACTTATAAGACTGCTATGGATTAATGTCCGTCAAAAAGCTGAACAGACAAGCACTGGCGATTACATTATGGCTGGGGGTGATTTAGTCAGTTCGCCGCTAGCAGCATCATTCGATCCGCGTGTAGATATTGAAATGGTCAACGAACAAATGATTAACCCAGCTGAAGATGCATTTGACGTTATTCCAGAATCGACCGTAGATGAATTTGATGATGTCGGTGAGCAAGCAGATTATAATACTGCTTATGCTAGCGTGAGCGATGAGATGTTGGAACAAGATGAGTTGGATGATGAGGATGTCGATAACGAAATTGGTAGACGCTAA
- the rlmB gene encoding 23S rRNA (guanosine(2251)-2'-O)-methyltransferase RlmB — protein MKKQDTIFGIHAVEALLNNSPERVIELWLLQGRDDDRLTPLINIASTFGTTLQRAARKVLDDKAGSSQHQGIVARVKAVKPLTESDLDALLDKTEVPFLLILDGVTDPHNLGACLRNADAAGVHAVIVPKDNSVGLTSTVSKVACGAAEIIPLFQVTNLARTMRHLQDKGVWIVGTAGEAEGNVYQADLKGPLAIAMGAEDKGLRRLSREGCDSLVSIPMAGSVSSLNVSVATGVCLFEAVRQRLA, from the coding sequence ATGAAAAAACAAGATACCATTTTTGGCATTCATGCCGTTGAAGCATTATTAAATAATAGCCCTGAGCGTGTTATTGAGCTATGGCTATTACAAGGTCGTGATGACGACCGTTTAACGCCACTCATTAATATAGCATCAACCTTTGGCACAACACTTCAACGTGCAGCACGTAAAGTACTTGATGACAAAGCCGGTAGCTCGCAACACCAGGGAATTGTTGCTCGGGTAAAAGCGGTTAAGCCTTTGACTGAAAGCGATTTAGATGCATTACTTGATAAAACAGAAGTGCCTTTTCTATTGATTTTAGATGGTGTAACTGATCCGCATAACTTAGGTGCTTGCTTACGTAATGCTGATGCTGCGGGTGTACATGCGGTTATCGTACCAAAAGATAATTCAGTCGGGTTAACCTCAACCGTTAGCAAAGTTGCTTGTGGCGCCGCAGAAATTATACCGTTATTTCAAGTGACTAACCTTGCTCGTACTATGCGTCACCTACAAGATAAAGGTGTTTGGATTGTAGGCACAGCAGGCGAAGCAGAAGGCAATGTATACCAAGCAGATCTTAAAGGGCCTTTAGCGATTGCTATGGGTGCTGAAGATAAAGGCTTACGCAGATTATCACGCGAAGGCTGCGACTCATTGGTATCGATCCCAATGGCTGGCAGTGTATCGAGTCTTAATGTGTCTGTTGCCACTGGTGTTTGCTTATTTGAAGCAGTCAGACAACGATTAGCTTAA
- the rnr gene encoding ribonuclease R translates to MINDPHFEREQDKYDNPIPSREYILEYLRAQKSPVTRDKIAEALSITDEVPLEALRRRLRAMERDGQLVFTRGQSYGLPERMDLLSGTVLGHRDGFGFFKPDEGGDDLFINNRDMLMYFHGDKVLAQKAGTDRRGRREARIVRLVHERTAALVGRYHVDGGMGFVMADDRRITQEILIASEDTLGARAGDVVVVELTRRPGRFVKAAAKVTEVLGKTMAPGMEIEIALRNYDLPHTWSAIIEKKLKRIPDEVTEEDKLGRVDLRHLPLVTIDGEDARDFDDAVYAEAKPSGGWRLWVAIADVSHYVRTDSALDTEARARGNSVYFPSQVIPMLPEKISNGLCSLKPKVDRLCMVAEMTISAAGKLSGTKFYPAVMHSHARFTYTQVAAMLEGGPIEPDHEALFPHLLCLQSLYLTLDERRAERGAIAFETLETQFIFNEQRKIDKIVPRGRNQAHKIIEECMILANVASAKFVKKHKGEVLYRVHEAPSEQKLANFKEFLAERGLSMDGGLEPTPTDYQNLMLKIADRPDFELIQVMLLRSMRQAVYSPDNEGHFGLALEAYSHFTSPIRRYPDLVLHRVIKYLLAKELGNANDKWTQDGGYLYQIEELDALGEECSTTERRADEATRDVSDWLKCEYMQDHVGDTFDAVIASVTSFGLFVRLNELFIDGLVHISSLASDYYQFDPMRQRLIGENTRQVYQVGDAVTVKVAAVNLDDRQIDLLMVGDNSKSAGKPVRKGSKPSTARERVNAEGAKSPRRGKSTDKSDKTKSDKAKSDKTKPDKSTSDKPKASKRRSSGKASSPAAKPAAVKKPSAVEQKADATKPNSSVKKTPAKRSKRK, encoded by the coding sequence ATGATCAACGATCCTCATTTTGAGAGAGAACAAGACAAGTACGACAATCCTATTCCTAGCCGCGAGTATATTTTAGAATACTTGCGTGCGCAAAAGTCTCCGGTTACCCGCGATAAAATAGCTGAAGCCCTATCCATAACTGATGAAGTGCCATTAGAAGCACTTCGTCGTCGTTTACGTGCAATGGAACGTGATGGACAGTTAGTCTTTACTCGTGGACAAAGCTATGGTTTACCTGAACGTATGGATTTATTGTCTGGTACCGTTTTAGGCCATCGCGATGGATTTGGCTTCTTTAAGCCAGATGAAGGCGGTGATGACTTATTTATTAATAATCGCGATATGCTGATGTATTTCCATGGTGATAAAGTATTGGCTCAAAAAGCCGGTACAGATCGTCGTGGTCGCCGTGAAGCGCGAATTGTCCGTTTAGTGCATGAACGAACCGCAGCCTTAGTTGGACGTTATCACGTCGACGGTGGCATGGGTTTTGTTATGGCAGATGATAGACGTATTACCCAAGAAATTCTTATCGCCAGCGAAGACACGCTTGGTGCGAGAGCCGGTGATGTAGTTGTGGTTGAGTTAACCCGTCGTCCTGGCCGTTTTGTTAAAGCAGCAGCAAAAGTGACTGAAGTTTTGGGTAAGACCATGGCTCCGGGTATGGAAATTGAAATTGCATTACGTAATTACGATTTACCGCATACTTGGTCTGCGATTATTGAGAAAAAACTAAAACGTATTCCCGACGAAGTTACCGAAGAAGATAAGTTAGGCCGTGTTGATTTACGTCACTTACCACTAGTCACTATTGATGGTGAAGATGCTCGCGACTTTGATGATGCTGTTTATGCTGAAGCAAAACCAAGTGGTGGCTGGCGTTTATGGGTCGCGATTGCTGATGTGAGCCATTATGTACGTACGGATTCTGCATTAGATACTGAAGCGCGTGCTCGTGGTAACTCGGTATATTTTCCGTCGCAAGTTATTCCAATGTTGCCTGAGAAGATCTCTAACGGCTTGTGTTCATTAAAGCCTAAAGTCGATCGTTTGTGTATGGTTGCTGAGATGACTATTTCTGCTGCAGGTAAGTTATCGGGTACCAAGTTTTATCCTGCGGTAATGCACTCTCATGCACGTTTTACTTATACCCAAGTCGCCGCGATGCTAGAAGGTGGGCCTATTGAGCCTGATCATGAAGCACTCTTCCCACATTTATTATGTTTGCAGTCGTTATATCTTACCTTAGATGAACGTCGTGCTGAACGTGGCGCAATTGCATTTGAAACGTTAGAAACGCAGTTTATTTTTAATGAACAGCGTAAAATTGACAAAATAGTCCCAAGAGGCCGTAACCAAGCGCATAAAATCATCGAAGAATGTATGATTTTAGCTAACGTTGCTTCAGCCAAATTTGTTAAAAAACACAAAGGTGAAGTGCTGTATCGTGTACATGAAGCTCCATCTGAGCAAAAACTCGCTAACTTTAAAGAGTTTCTTGCTGAACGTGGCTTAAGCATGGATGGCGGATTAGAGCCGACGCCGACTGACTATCAAAATCTAATGTTAAAAATTGCTGACCGTCCTGACTTTGAGTTAATTCAGGTGATGTTATTGCGCTCAATGCGCCAAGCTGTTTATAGCCCTGATAACGAAGGTCACTTTGGTTTGGCATTAGAAGCTTATTCGCATTTCACTTCGCCAATTCGTCGTTATCCTGACTTGGTTTTACATCGAGTGATCAAATACTTACTCGCAAAAGAGCTGGGTAATGCTAACGATAAATGGACTCAAGATGGTGGTTATCTCTATCAGATTGAAGAGTTAGATGCATTAGGTGAAGAATGTTCTACCACTGAGCGTCGTGCAGACGAAGCAACCCGTGATGTGAGTGATTGGCTGAAATGTGAATATATGCAAGATCATGTTGGCGATACCTTTGACGCGGTTATTGCTTCAGTGACTAGCTTTGGTTTGTTTGTCAGATTAAACGAATTATTTATTGATGGCTTGGTACATATTTCAAGTCTTGCAAGTGACTACTATCAATTTGATCCTATGCGCCAACGATTAATAGGTGAAAATACTCGCCAAGTATATCAAGTAGGTGATGCTGTGACGGTTAAAGTCGCAGCGGTGAATCTGGACGATCGTCAAATTGATTTATTGATGGTAGGCGATAATAGTAAAAGCGCAGGCAAACCTGTGCGTAAAGGTAGCAAACCTTCAACTGCACGTGAACGAGTTAATGCCGAAGGCGCTAAATCGCCACGAAGAGGCAAGTCGACTGATAAGTCGGATAAGACTAAATCTGATAAAGCTAAGTCTGACAAAACAAAGCCGGACAAATCTACCTCAGATAAGCCTAAGGCCAGTAAGCGTCGCTCAAGTGGCAAAGCCTCATCGCCCGCAGCCAAACCTGCGGCTGTAAAGAAGCCTTCTGCAGTGGAACAAAAAGCAGATGCCACGAAACCAAATTCTAGCGTTAAGAAAACCCCTGCCAAGCGCAGCAAGAGAAAGTAA
- a CDS encoding tetratricopeptide repeat protein yields MLRISLLLLSVISANVFAVTEAVDIYGDQQLISLIRSNQYLQRVKADDCQLVQDIEARAEVLQQPMYQFLWGEMLNNGVCVKAHPSRGMALLQTSAEQGSAEAMVKLADYYYRGKLVVKDPNRAVQYVLPAAANGDLSAKMTLVRLFGEGYGSPADYELGYHWLYNSIFDDDAQQKKASSLLQMLAAKMPASIVARAQQPQLYTR; encoded by the coding sequence ATGTTGCGTATCTCTTTATTGTTGTTGAGTGTTATTTCAGCCAATGTTTTCGCGGTTACCGAAGCCGTCGATATTTATGGCGATCAACAATTGATTTCGCTCATCCGCTCAAATCAATACTTGCAACGCGTAAAAGCAGATGACTGCCAGCTGGTTCAAGACATTGAAGCCCGTGCTGAAGTATTACAACAACCCATGTATCAGTTTTTATGGGGTGAAATGCTTAATAATGGTGTATGCGTAAAAGCGCATCCTTCACGTGGCATGGCATTACTGCAAACTTCTGCAGAGCAAGGCAGTGCCGAAGCTATGGTAAAATTGGCAGATTATTATTATCGCGGTAAACTAGTGGTTAAAGATCCCAATCGTGCGGTGCAATATGTGTTACCTGCAGCTGCTAATGGAGATTTAAGTGCAAAAATGACATTGGTTCGTTTGTTTGGTGAAGGCTACGGAAGTCCTGCCGATTACGAACTAGGCTATCATTGGTTATATAACAGTATATTTGATGACGATGCTCAACAGAAAAAAGCCTCGTCTTTATTACAGATGCTCGCTGCAAAAATGCCTGCCAGTATAGTGGCCAGGGCACAGCAGCCACAGCTGTACACACGTTAA
- a CDS encoding adenylosuccinate synthase: MGKNVVVLGTQWGDEGKGKIVDLLTEQAKYVVRYQGGHNAGHTLVIDGEKTVLHLIPSGILRDNVKCIIGNGVVVAPDALMKEINMLKGRGVPVEERLLISEACPLILPFHCALDVAREKARGNKAIGTTGRGIGPAYEDKVSRRGLRIGDLFNAELFATKLQEVMKYHNFMLTEYYHVEAVDYQQTLDDALAIADYLKSMCTDVSEMLDVARKAGEPILFEGAQGTLLDIDHGTYPFVTSSNTTAGGVATGSGFGPRHLDYVLGIMKAYTTRVGAGPFPTELANEIGDYIGEKGQEFGATTGRKRRPGWLDAVAMRRAVQINSVSGFCLTKLDVLDGLKEVKICVGYQYADGTVSKVTPLAAEGYDLVTPVYETMPGWSETTFGATTIEQLPAAAINYIKRIEELLETPIDIISTGPDRNETMILVSPFK; encoded by the coding sequence ATGGGCAAAAATGTAGTCGTACTCGGAACCCAATGGGGTGACGAAGGCAAAGGTAAGATTGTCGACCTTTTAACAGAACAGGCAAAATACGTAGTTCGTTACCAAGGCGGCCATAATGCCGGTCATACTTTGGTAATTGATGGTGAAAAAACCGTTCTTCATCTTATTCCGTCAGGTATTTTACGTGATAACGTAAAATGCATTATCGGTAATGGTGTGGTGGTTGCTCCTGATGCGTTGATGAAAGAGATCAACATGTTAAAAGGACGCGGCGTACCTGTCGAAGAACGTTTATTAATTTCTGAAGCGTGTCCGCTTATCCTTCCATTCCATTGTGCATTGGATGTTGCTCGCGAGAAAGCTCGCGGTAATAAAGCCATTGGTACAACTGGGCGTGGTATTGGTCCTGCATATGAAGACAAAGTCTCTCGCCGCGGTTTACGCATTGGTGATTTGTTTAATGCAGAGCTTTTTGCGACTAAGTTACAAGAAGTGATGAAATATCATAACTTCATGCTAACTGAGTACTACCATGTTGAAGCAGTTGATTATCAACAAACACTTGATGATGCATTAGCCATTGCTGATTATCTGAAGAGTATGTGTACTGATGTCAGTGAAATGCTTGATGTTGCCCGTAAAGCGGGTGAGCCAATTCTATTTGAAGGTGCTCAGGGTACATTATTGGATATAGACCACGGTACTTATCCATTTGTTACTTCATCAAACACAACGGCAGGTGGTGTTGCGACCGGTTCTGGTTTTGGTCCTCGTCATTTAGACTATGTGTTAGGCATCATGAAAGCGTACACGACTCGCGTCGGTGCGGGTCCATTCCCAACAGAATTAGCCAACGAAATTGGTGATTATATTGGTGAAAAAGGCCAAGAGTTTGGTGCTACGACTGGTCGTAAACGTCGTCCAGGTTGGTTAGATGCTGTGGCCATGCGCCGCGCCGTTCAAATCAATAGTGTTAGCGGTTTTTGCTTAACTAAATTAGATGTTTTAGACGGTCTAAAAGAAGTTAAGATTTGTGTTGGCTATCAATACGCTGATGGAACAGTTTCAAAGGTGACTCCTTTGGCTGCAGAAGGCTATGATTTAGTTACCCCAGTATATGAAACCATGCCTGGTTGGAGTGAAACCACTTTTGGTGCCACAACAATTGAGCAATTGCCCGCTGCGGCAATTAACTATATCAAGCGAATCGAAGAGTTATTAGAAACGCCTATTGATATCATCTCTACCGGTCCGGATAGAAATGAAACCATGATTTTGGTTAGTCCGTTCAAGTAA
- a CDS encoding DUF2065 domain-containing protein has protein sequence MNIQLLISAFGLVLILEGLGPLLFPNKWQKYLFELSTQKQNVLRRLGGCLVTAGAVLLIMFQ, from the coding sequence ATGAATATACAACTCTTAATCAGTGCATTTGGCTTAGTTTTAATCCTCGAAGGGCTTGGTCCATTACTTTTTCCTAACAAGTGGCAAAAATATTTATTTGAGCTTTCAACGCAAAAGCAAAATGTTCTCAGACGCTTAGGTGGCTGCTTAGTAACTGCTGGAGCTGTTTTATTGATCATGTTTCAATAA
- the rpsI gene encoding 30S ribosomal protein S9, with translation MSATQYYGTGRRKTSTARVFAKAGSGNIVVNQRPLDVYFGRETARMVVRQPLELVEMTDKLDIYVTVKGGGTTGQAGAIRHGITRALLQLDETLRPTLRTAGFVTRDARKVERKKVGLRKARRKPQFSKR, from the coding sequence ATGTCTGCAACTCAGTACTACGGCACTGGCCGTCGCAAAACATCTACAGCTCGCGTTTTCGCTAAAGCAGGTAGTGGCAATATCGTTGTTAACCAACGTCCTTTGGATGTATATTTTGGTCGTGAAACTGCTCGTATGGTTGTTCGTCAACCGTTAGAGTTAGTAGAAATGACTGATAAATTAGACATCTATGTAACTGTAAAGGGCGGTGGTACTACTGGCCAAGCTGGTGCAATTCGTCACGGTATTACCCGTGCATTATTGCAACTAGATGAAACTTTACGTCCTACTCTACGTACCGCTGGTTTTGTTACCCGTGATGCTCGTAAAGTTGAGCGTAAGAAAGTTGGTCTACGTAAAGCACGTCGTAAGCCACAGTTCTCTAAGCGTTAA
- the rplM gene encoding 50S ribosomal protein L13: protein MKTFTATPETVTRDWFVVDAEGKTLGRIATEIATRLRGKHKPEYTPHVDTGDYIIVINAEKVTVTGNKAAGKIYYSHSGFIGGIKQISFEKLQAHKPEMIIEKAVKGMLPKGPLGRAMFRKLKVYAGTEHNHAAQQPQVLDI from the coding sequence ATGAAGACTTTTACTGCTACACCAGAAACTGTAACTCGTGACTGGTTTGTTGTTGACGCTGAAGGCAAAACTTTAGGTCGTATCGCAACTGAAATCGCAACTCGCTTACGTGGCAAGCATAAGCCAGAGTACACTCCACACGTTGACACTGGTGATTATATCATCGTTATCAATGCTGAAAAAGTGACTGTAACTGGTAATAAAGCAGCTGGTAAGATCTACTACTCTCATTCAGGCTTCATTGGTGGCATTAAGCAAATCAGCTTTGAGAAGCTTCAAGCTCATAAGCCTGAAATGATCATCGAGAAAGCAGTTAAGGGTATGTTACCAAAAGGTCCTTTGGGCCGTGCCATGTTCCGTAAACTTAAAGTTTACGCTGGCACAGAACATAACCACGCTGCACAACAACCACAAGTTCTTGATATCTAA
- the zapE gene encoding cell division protein ZapE: MSQLTPWQHYQQDLTREDFSHDAAQEQAVKSLQRVYDELIVAAKPTSGISKLFAAVGMKSTATPVKGLYLWGGVGRGKTYLMDTFFDALPMERKLRAHFHRFMHQIHHDLGELKGVQDPLLTIAKKMASQYQIICFDEFFVSDITDAMLLGTLFQALFKEGVALVATSNIIPDELYKNGLQRARFLPAIALINHHCEILNVDSGIDYRLRTLEQAEIYHYPLDEQADTNLLRYFDQLAPESEKLTAAIAVDGRAIHIRQQSQGVLLINFRDLCDGPRSQRDYMEMACLYHTVLLSGLEQMGSQQTGDDIARRFLAMVDEFYERNVKLIISAQVELGHIYTDGQLSFEFRRCRSRLIEMQSREYLALEHLP, from the coding sequence GTGTCGCAGTTAACCCCTTGGCAGCATTATCAGCAAGACCTTACCCGAGAAGATTTTTCACATGATGCCGCTCAAGAACAAGCGGTTAAGTCATTGCAACGAGTTTATGATGAATTGATTGTAGCGGCGAAACCCACATCAGGTATCAGTAAGTTATTTGCTGCTGTGGGTATGAAATCGACAGCGACACCGGTAAAAGGTTTATATTTATGGGGTGGGGTTGGTCGGGGTAAAACCTATCTGATGGACACCTTTTTTGATGCATTACCCATGGAACGAAAATTACGAGCTCACTTCCATCGTTTTATGCATCAAATTCATCATGACTTAGGTGAACTTAAAGGTGTACAAGATCCTCTTTTAACCATTGCGAAAAAGATGGCGTCACAATATCAAATTATCTGCTTTGATGAATTTTTTGTTTCTGACATTACAGATGCTATGTTGCTAGGCACCTTATTCCAAGCACTGTTTAAAGAAGGGGTGGCACTGGTTGCTACCTCAAACATCATTCCTGATGAACTATACAAAAATGGTCTACAACGGGCGCGTTTTTTGCCTGCTATTGCCTTGATTAATCATCATTGCGAGATCCTTAATGTCGACTCCGGGATTGATTATCGTTTGCGTACCTTAGAGCAGGCTGAGATTTATCATTATCCACTCGATGAACAAGCTGATACCAATCTATTACGATATTTTGACCAACTGGCGCCAGAATCTGAAAAGTTGACTGCTGCGATAGCTGTCGATGGACGTGCAATTCATATCCGTCAACAGTCGCAAGGTGTGTTGCTCATTAACTTCCGTGATTTGTGTGATGGGCCTCGTTCGCAACGCGATTACATGGAGATGGCTTGTCTTTATCATACTGTGCTGTTAAGTGGCCTAGAACAAATGGGCTCACAGCAAACAGGTGATGATATTGCTAGGCGATTCTTGGCAATGGTTGATGAATTTTATGAGCGAAATGTAAAATTAATTATTTCAGCGCAAGTGGAATTGGGACACATTTATACTGATGGCCAGTTAAGTTTTGAGTTCAGACGTTGTCGTTCAAGACTGATTGAAATGCAATCGAGAGAATATCTTGCGCTAGAACATTTACCTTAA